One Rhododendron vialii isolate Sample 1 chromosome 2a, ASM3025357v1 genomic region harbors:
- the LOC131317122 gene encoding protein STRICTOSIDINE SYNTHASE-LIKE 12-like, with amino-acid sequence MGPICGRTLGLSFYYATESLYIVDAYFGFLVVGPQGGLALQLATSAEGVPFKFTDGVDVDQQSGHVFFTHASETFDLWNATQPGFQPDSTGRLLKYDPVTKQVIVLLRGLAGAGGPAVSFDSSFVLVSEYVGKRIQKFWLTGVKANTAEILINLPGNPNKIKRSETEGEYWVALNVISQQPILFTAPQGLRINGLGMLLETLPLVTGYFNASIAVVQEQNSALYIGSRDTDFLGVFKKGP; translated from the exons ATGGGGCCTATATGTGGGAGAACGTTGGGTCTAAGCTTCTACTATGCAACGGAGTCTCTTTACATTGTTGATGCATACTTTGGGTTCCTAGTGGTAGGCCCTCAAGGAGGCCTTGCACTTCAACTTGCCACTAGTGCAGAAGGTGTGCCTTTCAAATTCACCGATGGCGTAGATGTCGACCAGCAATCTGGACACGTTTTTTTCACCCATGCTAGCGAAACCTTCGACTTGTG GAATGCAACACAACCGGGTTTTCAACCTGACTCAACTGGAAGGTTGCTAAAATATGACCCAGTGACTAAACAAGTTATCGTGTTGCTAAGAGGGCTAGCAGGGGCAGGTGGCCCGGCTGTGAGCTTCGATAGCTCTTTCGTCCTGGTTTCAGAGTACGTCGGTAAGAGAATTCAAAAGTTTTGGCTCACAGGGGTTAAAGCTAACACCGCTGAGATTCTAATCAACCTTCCTGGAAATCCGAACAAAATTAAGAGGAGTGAAACGGAAGGAGAATATTGGGTAGCACTGAATGTAATTAGTCAACAGCCGATATTATTTACTGCGCCACAGGGTCTGAGGATTAATGGACTCGGAATGTTGCTGGAGACTCTTCCTCTTGTTACAGGGTATTTCAATGCATCTATCGCTGTAGTGCAAGAACAAAATTCTGCATTATACATCGGCTCTCGCGATACTGATTTCCTCGGGGTGTTCAAGAAAGGGCCATGA